A section of the Halostella salina genome encodes:
- a CDS encoding S26 family signal peptidase — MTDAGTGDDRERDPPDEADEPPEGGADGPRGTDADDAPDGRTNAAPEDGSDAGPKSDVDADRDDSATAASPNVDPGSSTGGRSDSAAEPSVTVGPSESPDDVGPTAKDGSADGGPSVREEPVAWFLTADSEGVAAVRDLLSTVALVALVGLFLFAVSGIWPPLVAVESGSMEPHMEKNDLVFIVDENRFAGEDAVAGVVTFEQGQENGVRSFGSYGDVIVFQPNGDNGVPIIHRAHIYVEEDEEWVARADEDHLRGDTCEEVRNCPAPHDGFITKGDDTPYYDQVAGRSTVVKSEWIKGRAEVRIPLLGWVRLQFAKL, encoded by the coding sequence ATGACCGACGCCGGTACCGGCGACGACCGCGAGCGCGACCCCCCGGACGAGGCCGACGAACCCCCGGAAGGGGGCGCGGACGGTCCTCGGGGAACGGACGCGGACGACGCTCCCGACGGCCGGACGAACGCCGCGCCGGAAGACGGGTCCGACGCCGGTCCCAAGAGCGACGTGGACGCCGACCGCGACGACAGCGCTACCGCCGCGTCGCCGAACGTGGATCCGGGATCGAGTACGGGCGGGAGGTCCGACTCGGCCGCCGAGCCATCGGTTACGGTCGGCCCGTCCGAGTCACCCGACGACGTCGGTCCGACGGCCAAGGACGGGTCGGCGGACGGCGGTCCCAGCGTGCGCGAGGAGCCGGTGGCCTGGTTTCTCACCGCCGACAGCGAGGGCGTGGCCGCGGTCCGTGACCTGCTGAGCACGGTCGCGCTGGTCGCGCTGGTCGGCCTGTTCCTCTTTGCGGTCAGCGGCATCTGGCCGCCGCTGGTCGCCGTCGAGAGCGGGAGCATGGAGCCCCACATGGAGAAAAACGACCTCGTGTTCATCGTCGACGAGAACCGGTTCGCCGGGGAGGACGCCGTCGCCGGAGTCGTGACCTTCGAGCAGGGCCAGGAGAACGGCGTCCGGTCGTTCGGCAGCTACGGCGACGTGATCGTGTTCCAGCCGAACGGGGACAACGGGGTGCCGATCATACATCGGGCGCATATCTACGTCGAGGAGGACGAGGAGTGGGTCGCCAGAGCCGACGAGGACCACCTCCGGGGCGACACCTGCGAGGAGGTCCGGAACTGTCCGGCCCCCCACGACGGGTTCATCACGAAGGGGGACGACACGCCGTACTACGACCAGGTCGCCGGCCGGAGCACCGTCGTCAAGTCCGAGTGGATCAAGGGGCGCGCCGAAGTTCGGATCCCGTTGCTCGGGTGGGTTCGACTCCAGTTCGCAAAGCTGTGA
- a CDS encoding DNA-directed DNA polymerase II small subunit, with protein sequence MPLEAPARIVSELTSRGYNADREAVTLIASADDPARALERVVEAAPEGALRLSVDHVRAVLDADDAAGDPATMSESASTRAGAVDAPADAGSDAADAATATDAGGDAPDHAATPDAATTADTGGARSATADSQDPSTSTADPDASTDRSSKNSPSETTVSADRSTDQSLRSVDIANDITGRSTGTGAYEDFVAVFRDRYERLGDKLRSRVNHRPAEAIQSMPGGSEASMVGMVSDIRSTASGHWLVELEDPTGTFPCLVMKDRDIAALVEELLHDEIIAVEGSLADDGGILFVDAMHFPDVPRTYSPNTADRHVQAALISDIHVGSQEFMADAWSRFADWLHTPEAEAIEYLLIAGDMVEGVGVYPDQDEELDIVDIYDQYRQFSEHLKEVPGDIEIVMIPGNHDAVRLAEPQPAFDEELRNIMSAHDARITGNPSTVTLEGVSILMYHGVSLDEVIAELPEEKASYDDPQKAMHHLLKKRHVAPQYGGHLRLAPEEKDYLTIDEVPDIFHTGHVHKLGVGKYHNVLSINSGCWQEQTAFQQSVNIDPDAGFAPVVDLDTLEPTIRKFH encoded by the coding sequence GTGCCACTGGAGGCCCCCGCCCGGATCGTCAGCGAACTCACGAGCCGGGGGTACAACGCCGACCGCGAGGCGGTGACGCTCATCGCTTCCGCGGATGATCCGGCCCGCGCGCTGGAGCGCGTCGTCGAGGCCGCACCGGAGGGTGCGCTCCGACTCTCGGTCGACCACGTCCGCGCGGTGCTTGACGCCGACGACGCGGCCGGCGACCCCGCGACGATGAGCGAGTCCGCCTCCACCCGAGCGGGTGCGGTCGATGCACCGGCCGACGCCGGTAGCGACGCTGCCGATGCTGCCACCGCTACCGACGCTGGGGGCGACGCGCCTGACCACGCGGCCACCCCGGATGCCGCGACCACGGCGGACACAGGTGGAGCGCGTTCGGCCACCGCGGACAGCCAAGACCCCTCTACTTCGACTGCAGACCCGGACGCTTCGACCGATCGATCGTCGAAAAACTCTCCATCTGAAACAACGGTATCGGCCGACCGGAGCACCGACCAGTCGCTCCGCTCGGTCGACATCGCGAACGACATCACCGGTCGGAGCACGGGGACGGGCGCGTACGAGGACTTCGTCGCCGTGTTCCGGGACCGCTACGAGCGCCTGGGCGACAAACTCAGATCCAGGGTAAACCACCGCCCGGCGGAGGCGATCCAGTCGATGCCCGGCGGGAGCGAGGCGTCGATGGTCGGGATGGTCAGCGACATCCGGTCGACGGCCAGCGGCCACTGGCTCGTCGAACTGGAGGACCCGACGGGGACGTTCCCCTGCCTCGTAATGAAGGACCGCGACATCGCGGCGCTGGTCGAGGAGCTGCTCCACGACGAGATCATCGCCGTCGAGGGATCGCTGGCGGACGACGGCGGGATCCTCTTCGTCGATGCGATGCACTTCCCGGACGTGCCGCGGACGTACTCGCCGAACACGGCCGACCGCCACGTCCAGGCCGCGCTCATCAGCGACATCCACGTCGGCAGTCAGGAGTTCATGGCCGACGCGTGGTCGCGCTTCGCCGACTGGCTCCACACGCCCGAGGCCGAGGCCATCGAGTACCTGCTCATCGCGGGGGACATGGTCGAGGGCGTCGGCGTCTACCCGGACCAGGACGAGGAACTCGACATCGTCGACATCTACGACCAGTACCGGCAGTTCTCGGAACACCTGAAGGAGGTGCCCGGCGACATCGAGATCGTGATGATCCCCGGGAACCACGACGCCGTCCGCCTCGCCGAACCCCAGCCGGCGTTCGACGAGGAACTGCGGAACATCATGTCGGCGCACGACGCCCGGATCACGGGCAACCCCTCGACCGTCACGCTGGAGGGCGTCTCGATCCTCATGTACCACGGCGTCTCGCTGGACGAGGTGATCGCCGAACTTCCGGAGGAGAAGGCCAGCTACGACGACCCCCAGAAAGCGATGCACCACCTCCTGAAGAAGCGCCACGTCGCCCCGCAGTACGGCGGCCACCTCCGCCTCGCGCCCGAGGAGAAGGATTACCTCACCATCGACGAGGTGCCGGACATCTTCCACACCGGCCACGTCCACAAACTCGGCGTCGGCAAGTACCACAACGTCCTCTCGATCAATTCGGGCTGCTGGCAGGAACAGACCGCCTTCCAGCAGTCGGTCAACATCGACCCCGACGCCGGGTTCGCGCCGGTCGTCGACCTCGACACGCTGGAGCCGACGATCCGTAAGTTCCACTAA
- a CDS encoding ATPase domain-containing protein — MTDGPEGHQRCDFCRLPHAVDPVELEHQGTTYEFCSSACRRAMQESDRVFTEYHGHRRFVPGVAALDDSLPEGLPRNSFVLLAGQAGTRTEALHAELVWRALRRGEPAVVVTFQEPPTSVVETFLTMEWNVLPYLESGQLRILDCFTYRVSDRDRMHDRMSAWNRHLHRLTEPATETVRDPSDMSELANKLDNCLEAESMVDTGVVLIDSLTELGTLVQPVQAYDFVKDVRADVCKGRFVPVFAGATFSGENGSFPHDLDYLVDGIVDLELNGGIVEDTLLRRVRIRKMSGVLTISEWTAFEYTSDTGLVPFDPDEEMAGSDPAAPDDHPDDSPPPDEESPTESGPTQETDRAETSTPDPTDADAPKADADAAPSGDG, encoded by the coding sequence ATGACCGACGGTCCGGAGGGACACCAGCGCTGTGACTTCTGCCGGTTGCCCCACGCCGTCGACCCGGTCGAACTCGAACATCAGGGGACCACCTACGAGTTCTGTTCGTCCGCCTGCCGGCGGGCGATGCAGGAGTCGGACCGGGTGTTCACCGAGTACCACGGACATCGCCGGTTCGTGCCCGGCGTCGCCGCGCTCGACGACTCCCTCCCCGAGGGGTTGCCGCGCAACTCCTTCGTCCTGCTCGCGGGGCAGGCCGGAACCCGAACCGAGGCACTCCACGCCGAACTCGTCTGGCGGGCGCTCAGACGGGGCGAACCGGCGGTCGTCGTCACCTTTCAGGAGCCCCCGACGTCCGTCGTCGAGACGTTCCTCACGATGGAGTGGAACGTCCTTCCCTACCTCGAATCCGGCCAGCTCCGGATCCTCGACTGCTTTACCTACCGCGTCAGCGACCGCGACCGGATGCACGACCGGATGAGCGCGTGGAACCGCCATCTCCACCGTCTCACCGAGCCGGCGACCGAAACCGTCCGCGACCCCAGCGACATGAGCGAACTGGCGAACAAGCTGGACAACTGCCTCGAAGCCGAGTCGATGGTCGACACCGGCGTCGTGCTGATCGACTCGCTGACGGAACTCGGGACGCTCGTCCAGCCGGTGCAGGCGTACGACTTCGTCAAGGACGTGCGCGCCGACGTCTGCAAGGGCCGGTTCGTCCCCGTGTTCGCCGGGGCGACGTTCAGCGGCGAGAACGGCTCGTTCCCGCACGACCTGGACTACCTCGTCGACGGGATCGTCGACCTCGAACTCAACGGCGGGATCGTCGAGGACACGCTCCTCCGCCGGGTCCGCATCCGGAAGATGTCCGGCGTGCTCACCATCTCCGAGTGGACCGCGTTCGAGTACACGAGCGACACCGGACTCGTCCCGTTCGACCCCGACGAGGAGATGGCGGGGTCGGACCCCGCCGCTCCCGACGACCACCCCGACGACAGCCCGCCACCTGACGAGGAGTCACCGACCGAGTCCGGACCGACTCAAGAGACAGACAGAGCGGAGACGTCGACGCCCGACCCCACCGACGCCGACGCGCCGAAGGCCGACGCGGACGCCGCCCCGTCCGGCGACGGGTAG
- a CDS encoding aspartate kinase, producing the protein MRVVAKFGGTSLGSGERVDRAADSIATAVEEGHEIAVVASAMGSTTDELLDEITFETEDEDRAQIVSMGERTSVRMLKAALAARGIDAIFLEPGSEQWPVITDAAGEVDVEETKRRAGELAAQLDGVVPVITGFLAEDGDGNVTTLGRGGSDTTAVMLGRYMDADEVVIVTDVEGVMTGDPRVVEGARNVGEITVDELRNLSFRGAEVVAPSALSYKAGNMSVRVVHYQHGDLLTGGTRIEGEFRSLVDMREGSLACITVAGRAIRNSPGILRDLTTALGDAEVNVDAIASGMDSVTFYVDESESEAAETVLHREVVDQEPLSSVTVEEGLAVIRVTGGELPNRPGVMQEIVQPMAAAGINIHDLITSATSVAAFVDWDDREQALEIMQNRF; encoded by the coding sequence ATGCGAGTAGTCGCCAAGTTCGGGGGGACCAGCCTTGGGAGCGGCGAGCGCGTCGACCGCGCCGCCGACTCCATCGCCACCGCCGTCGAGGAGGGCCACGAGATCGCCGTCGTCGCCAGCGCCATGGGGTCGACGACGGACGAACTGCTCGACGAGATCACCTTCGAGACGGAGGACGAGGACCGCGCCCAGATCGTCAGCATGGGCGAGCGCACCAGCGTCCGCATGCTCAAGGCCGCCCTCGCAGCCCGCGGGATCGATGCGATCTTCCTCGAACCGGGCAGCGAACAGTGGCCGGTCATCACCGACGCCGCCGGCGAGGTCGACGTCGAAGAGACCAAGCGCCGCGCCGGCGAACTCGCGGCCCAGCTCGACGGCGTCGTCCCCGTGATCACCGGCTTCCTCGCCGAGGACGGCGACGGCAACGTCACCACGCTCGGCCGCGGTGGAAGCGACACCACTGCCGTCATGCTCGGCCGCTACATGGACGCCGACGAGGTCGTCATCGTCACCGACGTCGAGGGCGTCATGACCGGCGACCCCCGCGTCGTCGAGGGCGCGCGCAACGTCGGCGAGATCACCGTCGACGAACTGCGCAACCTCTCGTTCCGTGGCGCGGAAGTGGTCGCGCCCAGCGCCCTCTCGTACAAGGCCGGCAACATGAGCGTCCGCGTCGTCCACTACCAGCACGGCGACCTGCTCACCGGCGGCACCCGGATCGAGGGCGAGTTCCGGAGCCTCGTCGACATGCGCGAGGGATCGCTGGCCTGCATCACCGTCGCGGGCCGCGCCATCCGCAACAGCCCCGGCATCCTGCGTGACCTGACGACCGCGCTCGGCGACGCCGAGGTCAACGTCGACGCTATCGCCAGCGGGATGGACTCCGTGACGTTCTACGTCGACGAGTCCGAGTCCGAGGCCGCCGAAACGGTGCTCCACCGCGAGGTCGTCGACCAGGAACCGCTCTCCAGCGTCACCGTCGAGGAGGGGCTGGCCGTCATCCGCGTCACCGGCGGCGAACTGCCGAACCGGCCCGGCGTGATGCAGGAGATCGTCCAGCCGATGGCCGCGGCCGGCATCAACATCCACGACCTCATCACCAGCGCCACCTCCGTCGCCGCCTTCGTCGACTGGGACGACCGCGAGCAGGCGCTGGAGATCATGCAGAACCGCTTCTAG
- a CDS encoding cold-shock protein, with protein sequence MANGTVDFFNNTGGYGFISTEDADDDVFFHMEDVGGADLEEGQDIEFDIEQAPKGPRATNVVRN encoded by the coding sequence ATGGCAAACGGAACTGTTGATTTCTTCAACAACACTGGCGGCTACGGTTTCATTTCCACCGAGGACGCGGACGACGACGTTTTCTTCCACATGGAGGACGTTGGCGGTGCGGACCTCGAAGAAGGACAGGACATCGAGTTCGACATCGAGCAGGCCCCCAAGGGTCCGCGCGCGACGAACGTCGTTCGCAACTGA